The sequence CTGGCGGCATCCGTGATCTCGGTGCGGATCGATCCGAGACGCCTGCGGCGCTCGTGCTTGTCTCCAACGATAGCGGCGTCTCCCAGCACGACGACCCGTGGGAGGACACGCTTGCCGTCAACGCCGGGTACATTAGCTACTGGGGCGACGCAAAGGCCTCGAACCCCTACGACGAGTCCGCGCAAAACCAGAAAATCAAGCACGCGTTCGACAACGCTGCGGCCGGGCGGCGCGAGGACGTTCCGCCCGTCCTCGTGTTCCGCAAACCCGAATCAGGCGTCGTCGAGTTCTGCGGGCTCTGCGTTCCCGACCACTTCGAAGTTCACGCGTACCAGACCGATGACGGCACGCAGGTCCCGAACTACCAGTTTCACTTCTCGATTCTCAACACCAACGCCGTCCCCGTCACGTGGCTGCACGACCGCGTACAGCAGAACGACGACAGCGAGGCACCGGCCGTCTGGCAGCACTGGGTTCAGACCGGAGAGGTGGCCCAGTGGCCGACGGGCGAACCCCTCGATTTGAGCGGCCGGATTCGCCGCTACGAAACGTCCGAAATCACCGTGAGCGACGCGTTCCGGACAGACATACTCGACCGCTACGACCACGCGTGCACTCTGACTGGCATTCGAGAAGACGAGCTGCTGGATCTCGCGCACATCCTCCCACGGAGTCAACACCCCAATCTCGCCGAAGACCCTGAGAATGTTCTCGTATTGAACTCGCTGCACCACCGCGCATTCGACGCCGCGCTGTTCACCATCGATAGCGACTACCGGATCCGTACCAGTCCGTCATTCGATCCAGCGCACCCGTTCCTCCGCGAAACCATTCTCAGTCGGGACGGCGAACAACTCGCATTCCCACCCGGCGCACAAGTGCAACCGGCGTTCCTGGAGGAACTCAACACCGGCCTCTCTTGGCTCTAGTTTGCTCGTCTCGGTACTACCGCGGCAACAGAACTCAAC is a genomic window of Halanaeroarchaeum sp. HSR-CO containing:
- a CDS encoding HNH endonuclease, which gives rise to MHHAFRVGQQYRDTGSFRNPDDQFLRWIRGPLDTGIKNTGGIRDLGADRSETPAALVLVSNDSGVSQHDDPWEDTLAVNAGYISYWGDAKASNPYDESAQNQKIKHAFDNAAAGRREDVPPVLVFRKPESGVVEFCGLCVPDHFEVHAYQTDDGTQVPNYQFHFSILNTNAVPVTWLHDRVQQNDDSEAPAVWQHWVQTGEVAQWPTGEPLDLSGRIRRYETSEITVSDAFRTDILDRYDHACTLTGIREDELLDLAHILPRSQHPNLAEDPENVLVLNSLHHRAFDAALFTIDSDYRIRTSPSFDPAHPFLRETILSRDGEQLAFPPGAQVQPAFLEELNTGLSWL